The following are encoded together in the Defluviitalea raffinosedens genome:
- the ftsZ gene encoding cell division protein FtsZ, with translation MLEFDMNQDHVAQIKVIGVGGGGNNAVDRMIEEDLKGVEFITVNTDRQALSRSKATVKIQIGEKITRGLGAGANPEIGTKSAEESREEIIEAIKGADMVFVTAGMGGGTGTGAAPVIAGIAKQEGILTVGVVTKPFGFEGRKRMLNAEKGIAELKQNVDTLIIIPNDKILHIIDKKTTIIEAFKKADEVLRQGVQGISDLISNPGIINLDFADVRTIMSNKGIAHMGIGRASGENKTEVAAKAAIHSPLLDTSIDGAKGVLINISGGSNLGLLEANEAANLIREAVDPEAEIIFGTTINDDLGDEVIVTVIATGFESNFGSTIGSTIKTPTPKKEETIVQPQKEIITNPPISSEKVDEPSFIDIPIFLQRRRR, from the coding sequence GTGCTGGAATTTGACATGAATCAGGACCATGTGGCACAAATAAAAGTAATTGGCGTAGGCGGTGGAGGGAATAATGCCGTTGATCGAATGATAGAAGAGGACTTAAAGGGTGTAGAATTTATTACTGTAAATACCGATCGGCAGGCATTAAGTCGTTCAAAAGCTACGGTAAAAATTCAAATTGGTGAAAAAATAACCCGAGGATTAGGTGCAGGTGCAAATCCAGAGATCGGTACCAAATCTGCAGAGGAGAGTCGTGAAGAAATTATTGAAGCGATAAAAGGTGCTGATATGGTATTTGTTACAGCTGGTATGGGTGGAGGAACTGGTACTGGAGCGGCCCCTGTGATAGCAGGTATTGCAAAACAAGAAGGAATCTTAACAGTAGGTGTTGTTACAAAGCCTTTTGGCTTTGAAGGCCGTAAAAGAATGTTGAATGCAGAAAAAGGTATTGCAGAATTAAAGCAAAACGTTGATACTTTAATTATTATTCCTAATGATAAGATATTGCATATTATTGATAAAAAGACAACTATTATTGAAGCGTTTAAAAAGGCTGATGAAGTTTTACGTCAAGGGGTCCAGGGGATTTCTGACTTAATTTCCAATCCTGGTATTATTAATCTGGATTTTGCAGACGTAAGAACTATTATGTCTAATAAGGGAATAGCACATATGGGAATTGGACGAGCTTCTGGCGAAAACAAAACGGAAGTAGCTGCCAAAGCAGCCATCCATAGCCCATTATTAGATACCAGCATTGATGGTGCAAAAGGTGTATTAATCAACATTAGTGGGGGATCCAATCTTGGTTTGCTTGAAGCAAATGAAGCAGCTAACCTTATTCGTGAAGCTGTTGACCCTGAGGCAGAGATTATTTTTGGAACAACTATTAATGATGATTTAGGAGACGAAGTGATTGTAACAGTAATTGCTACTGGTTTTGAAAGCAATTTTGGAAGTACGATTGGAAGTACGATTAAAACACCTACTCCTAAAAAAGAAGAAACGATCGTACAGCCTCAAAAAGAAATTATTACAAATCCACCTATTTCTTCGGAAAAAGTTGACGAACCTAGTTTTATTGATATTCCTATCTTTTTGCAAAGAAGAAGAAGATAA
- the sigG gene encoding RNA polymerase sporulation sigma factor SigG, with amino-acid sequence MAINKVEICGVNTSKLPVLSNEEKEELFKRILEGDQEARESYIKGNLRLVLSVIQRFNNRGEHVDDLFQVGCIGLIKAIDNFDVTQNVRFSTYAVPMIIGEIRRYLRDNNSIRVSRSLRDTAYKALQVKEKLMNQNSKEPTISEIAEELGIPKEDVVFALDAIQDPISLFEPVYHDGGDALYIMDQVSDNKNQDEMWLENIALNEAMKKLNEREKHILSLRFFEGKTQMEVAEEIGISQAQVSRLEKTALKHMRKYI; translated from the coding sequence ATGGCAATTAACAAAGTAGAAATCTGTGGTGTAAATACTTCAAAACTGCCTGTTCTTAGTAATGAAGAAAAAGAAGAATTGTTTAAGAGGATATTAGAAGGAGATCAGGAAGCCAGGGAATCATATATTAAAGGTAATTTAAGATTAGTATTAAGTGTTATACAAAGATTCAATAATCGTGGAGAACATGTGGATGATTTATTTCAAGTGGGTTGTATAGGATTAATTAAAGCAATAGATAATTTTGATGTCACACAAAATGTTCGATTTTCAACTTATGCAGTACCAATGATTATAGGAGAGATCAGAAGATATCTAAGAGATAATAATTCTATAAGAGTAAGTCGATCTCTCCGTGATACGGCATATAAAGCATTGCAGGTAAAAGAAAAATTAATGAATCAAAATTCCAAAGAACCTACAATTAGTGAAATAGCTGAAGAATTAGGAATTCCAAAAGAGGATGTTGTATTTGCACTGGACGCAATACAGGATCCTATTTCCTTATTTGAACCCGTTTATCATGATGGCGGTGATGCTTTATATATTATGGATCAAGTCAGTGATAATAAGAATCAAGATGAAATGTGGCTTGAAAATATTGCTCTTAATGAAGCTATGAAGAAACTTAATGAAAGAGAAAAACATATCCTGTCGCTACGCTTTTTTGAAGGGAAAACTCAAATGGAAGTTGCTGAGGAAATTGGAATATCTCAGGCTCAAGTTTCAAGATTAGAAAAAACTGCACTTAAACATATGAGAAAATATATATAA
- the spoIIGA gene encoding sigma-E processing peptidase SpoIIGA: protein MERPFQIEIYADVVFFLNLVMDYFILWIVSKIIKKKVSFKRLLLGAFLGALFYCLMIFIPIFRTTYNLIGIIGLPMIPLMITYKPQSLKNLIKLFILFHGTAFALGGAGIALFYYLNIGKVIQDAFQFKIENFPIVLLFVSCVLSYFFIKTIWSWIRKYTTKEGTLYRIKISFNGQQIDASALLDTGNALYDPFSQSPVIVVEFSSVKAFLPESIQKLFYDNKENDLSLLTQSIIQTPIKAKLRMIPFSSLGMPNGMLVGFRPDQVEVIEHDNTSTVLKDVVIGIYNQRLSKDNRYQALLHPDIFHNIA, encoded by the coding sequence ATGGAACGACCATTTCAAATAGAAATATATGCGGATGTTGTATTCTTTCTTAATCTTGTAATGGATTATTTTATTTTATGGATCGTAAGCAAAATCATTAAGAAAAAAGTATCTTTTAAAAGACTTCTTTTAGGAGCTTTTTTAGGCGCACTTTTTTATTGCCTGATGATCTTTATTCCTATATTTAGAACAACATATAACTTAATAGGCATAATAGGATTGCCTATGATTCCTTTAATGATCACCTATAAACCCCAATCTTTAAAAAATTTAATTAAACTTTTTATCCTATTTCATGGAACAGCTTTTGCCCTTGGAGGAGCTGGGATTGCACTATTCTATTACTTAAATATCGGAAAGGTTATTCAGGATGCTTTCCAATTTAAAATAGAGAACTTTCCTATAGTGTTATTATTTGTTTCTTGTGTTTTATCGTATTTCTTTATAAAAACGATATGGTCTTGGATTCGTAAATATACTACGAAAGAAGGGACCTTATATCGCATCAAGATTTCCTTTAACGGACAGCAAATTGATGCCAGTGCGCTTCTCGATACGGGAAATGCACTATATGATCCTTTTAGTCAAAGCCCCGTTATTGTTGTAGAATTTTCTTCAGTTAAAGCATTTTTACCTGAATCCATTCAAAAATTGTTTTATGATAATAAAGAGAATGATTTAAGTCTACTTACCCAATCCATAATTCAAACTCCTATCAAGGCTAAGTTAAGAATGATTCCTTTTTCAAGCTTAGGCATGCCTAATGGTATGCTTGTGGGCTTTAGACCGGATCAAGTTGAAGTTATAGAACATGATAATACTTCTACAGTATTAAAAGATGTAGTTATAGGAATATACAATCAAAGACTTTCAAAAGACAATAGGTATCAAGCATTGCTTCATCCAGATATATTTCATAACATCGCATAA
- a CDS encoding cell division protein FtsQ/DivIB, giving the protein MGRIIPINNVQNQPKFTKIVLIMVLVVVFFLLFFTSPLFSVQKIEIRGNEHYSEEQILEKINFHLNQNIFLFQQKKAEKLLCKDPYIESASIEVKWPNHVRIQIDERKVVGYVPYVGTYLYIDKDGRVLETSPTYKDHLPIVQGLEFDHFEIGEIIPVKNKSSLNIVAVMAQMMLKYDLLEDIIKIDVSDPTDTHVYVKKLDVSMGNIEEFDKKIQWMIQIMNVYDMGKVDLKNIDKGRAVFSPLT; this is encoded by the coding sequence ATGGGAAGAATTATACCAATTAATAATGTTCAAAACCAGCCCAAATTTACAAAAATCGTACTTATTATGGTTTTAGTTGTTGTGTTTTTCCTTTTATTTTTTACTTCTCCGCTTTTTTCAGTTCAAAAGATTGAAATAAGGGGAAATGAGCATTACTCAGAAGAGCAAATCCTTGAAAAAATAAATTTTCATTTAAACCAGAATATATTTTTGTTTCAACAAAAAAAAGCTGAAAAACTGCTGTGTAAAGATCCATATATTGAATCGGCAAGTATAGAAGTAAAATGGCCCAATCATGTCAGAATTCAAATTGATGAAAGAAAAGTGGTAGGATATGTTCCTTATGTAGGGACATATCTTTATATAGATAAAGATGGACGAGTATTGGAAACATCACCTACTTATAAAGATCATCTTCCAATAGTTCAGGGGCTGGAATTTGATCATTTTGAAATTGGAGAAATTATTCCGGTTAAAAATAAAAGTTCTTTAAATATAGTGGCAGTGATGGCACAGATGATGTTAAAATATGATTTGCTTGAAGATATTATAAAAATTGATGTAAGTGATCCAACCGATACGCATGTATATGTAAAGAAATTGGACGTATCTATGGGTAACATAGAAGAATTTGACAAAAAAATACAGTGGATGATTCAAATTATGAACGTGTACGATATGGGTAAGGTGGATCTGAAAAACATTGATAAAGGGCGAGCGGTTTTTTCACCGTTAACTTAA
- the murA gene encoding UDP-N-acetylglucosamine 1-carboxyvinyltransferase: MGKFYIDGGKRLEGTLRVQGGKNAVLPILAATVLNGNISYIHDCPQILDVLTMISILERIGCNVKWEGKTLIVDSSTVSSYEVPEDLVREMRSSIILLGSVLGRYKRVIISYPGGCPLGPRPIDLHLKALRQLGVQIKEERGFIICEASKLTGAKIHLDFPSVGATENIMLAASLAEGTTVIYNAAKEPEIKDLQDFLNGMGAKISGASTDVIYIEGVKTLGKVEHKVIPDRIVTGTYLAAAAITGGEIELTNVEPNHIQAITSKLREIGCTLIEKENNIYLKAPKQLRSVDIVRTQPYPGFPTDMQAQMMALLTIASGTSIITETVFESRFKHAEELMRMGADITIEGRTAIVKGVNELTGTAVHAKDLRGGAALIMAGLVAQGSTVVEGAKHIERGYEEIDKNLQLLGASIRKIN; the protein is encoded by the coding sequence ATGGGCAAATTTTATATAGATGGAGGAAAGCGGCTTGAAGGAACACTGCGGGTCCAAGGAGGAAAAAATGCAGTACTTCCGATATTAGCCGCAACAGTATTGAATGGGAATATAAGTTATATTCATGATTGCCCTCAAATATTAGATGTTCTTACGATGATCAGTATTCTTGAAAGAATTGGGTGCAACGTGAAGTGGGAAGGTAAAACCTTGATTGTTGATTCCTCTACTGTTTCCTCCTATGAAGTACCGGAAGACTTAGTAAGAGAAATGCGTTCTTCGATTATTTTATTGGGTTCTGTGCTTGGAAGATATAAGAGGGTTATTATCTCCTATCCCGGTGGTTGTCCATTGGGCCCCAGACCGATTGATTTGCACTTAAAAGCGTTAAGGCAATTGGGTGTTCAAATTAAAGAGGAGCGCGGATTTATTATTTGCGAAGCTTCAAAATTAACTGGTGCAAAAATTCATTTAGATTTTCCCAGCGTAGGAGCTACAGAAAATATTATGCTTGCAGCATCTCTGGCAGAAGGGACAACGGTAATCTATAATGCAGCGAAAGAGCCTGAAATTAAAGATTTACAGGATTTTTTAAATGGTATGGGTGCAAAGATTTCGGGAGCTTCAACTGATGTCATTTATATTGAAGGAGTAAAAACTTTAGGTAAAGTAGAGCATAAAGTAATCCCTGATCGGATTGTTACTGGTACCTATCTTGCAGCAGCAGCAATTACAGGAGGGGAAATTGAACTTACTAATGTTGAACCCAATCATATACAGGCAATAACATCTAAATTGAGAGAAATTGGATGTACTCTTATTGAAAAAGAAAACAATATTTACTTAAAGGCACCAAAGCAACTAAGAAGTGTGGATATTGTCCGTACTCAACCATATCCCGGATTTCCGACAGATATGCAAGCACAAATGATGGCTTTATTAACAATTGCTTCAGGAACCAGTATTATTACTGAAACAGTATTTGAATCGAGATTTAAGCATGCGGAAGAGCTCATGAGGATGGGAGCAGATATAACTATAGAAGGACGTACAGCAATTGTTAAAGGTGTAAATGAACTCACAGGAACCGCGGTTCATGCAAAAGATTTAAGAGGTGGTGCGGCTTTAATCATGGCAGGATTAGTTGCACAAGGAAGTACAGTAGTTGAAGGAGCAAAGCATATTGAAAGAGGATATGAAGAAATTGATAAGAATCTTCAATTATTAGGAGCCAGTATCCGAAAGATCAATTAA
- a CDS encoding anaerobic ribonucleoside triphosphate reductase — MQIKKRDGRIVEFNQEKIARAIYKAAMSVGGHDYETAKQLSNDVLEYLIRILPENELPDVEMIQDCVEKILIEKGHAKTAKSYILYRAARTKIRESQTRLMKTYHGITYAEAEENDLMRENANVDGNTAMGAMLKYGSEGAKEFYHLHVLNPEHSKAHQEGKIHIHDLDFLTLTLTCCQIDIIKLFKDGFSTGHGYLREPQDIFSYAALAAIAIQSNQNDMHGGQSIPNFDYGLAPGVAKTYIKLYKSNLGKSLEFLLDLSAEEAKEIANKGIDETIMKTGLKPQLEMNTEYLDTELEILKNLLNIDDIQIIRKAQNFASKHAAKEVDEKTFQAMEGFIHNLNTMHSRAGAQVPFSSINFGTDTSPEGRMVSKNFLLATERGLGNGETPIFPISIFKVKKGISFEKGDPNYDLFKLACRVSAKRLFPNFSFLDAPFNKIYYDKYGTEGEVAYMGCRTRVIANHYDPSKEITYGRGNLSFTSVNLPYIAITSKGNVEVFFQKLDETIDLVITQLLERFEIQAKKKVKNFPFLMGQKIWIDSEKLGRNDEIREVIKHGTLTMGFIGLAEALKALIGKHHGESEEAQELGLEIVEHMRKRMDEACEEYGLNFSLIASPAEGLSGRFTAIDKKRFGIIEGITDREYYTNSFHIPVYYPISAFDKIRLEAPYHELCNGGHITYVELDGDPLKNLEAFETIVRAMAESGIGYGSINHPVDRDPICGYTGILDNECPKCGRKDGEDGVYFERIRRITGYLVGDLSRWNDSKRAEERDRVKHSI, encoded by the coding sequence ATGCAAATTAAAAAACGCGATGGAAGAATTGTAGAATTTAATCAAGAAAAGATTGCAAGAGCTATTTATAAAGCAGCCATGTCCGTTGGAGGTCATGATTACGAAACAGCAAAGCAATTAAGTAATGATGTTCTTGAATATCTGATCCGTATTTTACCTGAAAATGAACTTCCAGACGTTGAAATGATACAAGACTGTGTAGAAAAAATTTTAATTGAGAAAGGTCATGCCAAAACCGCAAAATCATATATTTTGTACAGAGCAGCCAGAACAAAAATCAGGGAAAGTCAAACAAGACTGATGAAAACATACCATGGAATTACATATGCAGAAGCTGAAGAAAATGACCTGATGAGAGAAAATGCAAATGTAGACGGAAATACGGCTATGGGAGCTATGCTTAAATATGGGTCAGAAGGTGCTAAAGAATTTTATCATCTTCATGTTTTAAATCCTGAACATTCAAAAGCTCATCAAGAAGGGAAAATACATATACATGATTTGGATTTTCTAACTTTGACACTAACATGCTGTCAAATAGATATTATCAAATTATTTAAAGATGGTTTTTCAACAGGGCATGGTTACTTAAGAGAACCACAGGATATATTCAGTTACGCAGCTCTTGCTGCAATTGCTATTCAAAGTAATCAAAATGATATGCACGGAGGGCAGTCCATTCCTAATTTCGACTATGGATTAGCTCCTGGGGTGGCAAAAACATATATAAAACTATATAAATCTAACCTGGGGAAATCCCTGGAATTTTTACTAGACCTTTCTGCTGAAGAAGCCAAAGAAATAGCTAATAAAGGTATAGATGAAACCATTATGAAAACAGGTTTAAAACCTCAATTGGAGATGAACACTGAATATTTAGATACAGAATTAGAAATACTTAAAAATCTGTTAAATATAGATGATATTCAAATAATAAGAAAAGCACAAAATTTTGCTTCAAAGCATGCAGCAAAGGAAGTAGATGAAAAAACATTTCAGGCAATGGAAGGTTTTATTCATAACCTTAACACAATGCATTCAAGGGCAGGAGCGCAAGTTCCTTTCAGCAGTATAAATTTTGGAACGGATACGTCACCGGAAGGCAGGATGGTTTCTAAAAACTTTTTATTGGCAACCGAAAGAGGACTTGGAAATGGCGAAACTCCAATATTCCCCATATCCATTTTCAAGGTAAAAAAAGGAATTTCATTTGAAAAAGGAGATCCTAATTATGATTTATTTAAATTGGCTTGTAGAGTTAGCGCTAAACGACTTTTCCCTAATTTTAGTTTTTTAGATGCACCTTTTAATAAAATTTACTATGATAAATATGGTACTGAGGGAGAAGTAGCGTATATGGGTTGCAGAACCAGAGTGATCGCTAATCACTATGACCCCAGTAAAGAGATTACTTATGGAAGAGGGAATTTAAGTTTTACATCTGTGAATCTACCTTATATCGCAATTACATCGAAGGGAAATGTGGAGGTCTTTTTTCAAAAACTGGATGAAACCATCGATTTAGTAATAACACAATTATTAGAGAGATTTGAAATCCAAGCAAAGAAAAAAGTTAAAAACTTTCCATTTTTAATGGGACAAAAAATATGGATCGATTCTGAAAAACTTGGAAGGAATGATGAGATTAGGGAAGTTATTAAACATGGTACTTTAACAATGGGATTTATTGGATTGGCTGAGGCATTGAAAGCGCTTATCGGCAAACATCATGGAGAATCCGAAGAAGCACAAGAATTGGGGTTAGAAATAGTTGAACATATGAGAAAACGTATGGATGAAGCTTGTGAAGAATATGGACTTAATTTTTCTTTGATTGCCTCTCCTGCAGAAGGATTGTCTGGAAGATTTACTGCCATTGACAAAAAGCGTTTCGGTATCATAGAAGGCATAACCGATAGAGAATACTATACCAATTCTTTTCATATTCCCGTATACTATCCAATATCTGCATTTGACAAAATCAGATTAGAAGCTCCTTACCATGAATTATGTAATGGAGGCCATATTACGTATGTTGAGTTAGATGGTGATCCTCTAAAGAATTTGGAAGCATTTGAAACGATCGTCAGAGCTATGGCTGAATCAGGTATAGGCTACGGTTCTATAAATCATCCGGTAGATCGTGATCCTATATGTGGTTATACTGGTATACTTGATAATGAATGTCCTAAGTGCGGACGTAAAGATGGAGAAGATGGTGTTTATTTTGAAAGAATACGTCGTATTACAGGCTATCTGGTAGGAGATTTAAGTAGATGGAATGATAGTAAAAGAGCAGAAGAAAGAGACAGAGTAAAGCATAGTATATAA
- the nrdR gene encoding transcriptional regulator NrdR, giving the protein MRCPFCNCEDTKVIDSRPAEENNSIRRRRQCENCEKRFTTYEKIETIPIMVIKRDGTRELFDRNKILNGIVKSCNKRTIPLHQMESIVDDIENMISNTLQKEVNSTEIGELVMKKLKEIDEVAYVRFASVYRQFKDINTFMEELTKLLQEKNK; this is encoded by the coding sequence ATGAGGTGTCCATTTTGTAATTGTGAAGACACCAAAGTAATCGATTCCAGGCCGGCAGAAGAAAATAATTCTATTCGGAGAAGAAGGCAATGTGAAAATTGTGAGAAACGTTTTACTACTTATGAAAAAATAGAGACAATTCCAATTATGGTCATTAAGAGAGATGGAACAAGAGAGTTATTTGATCGTAACAAAATTTTAAATGGAATTGTAAAGTCATGTAACAAGAGAACGATTCCTCTTCATCAGATGGAAAGTATTGTAGATGATATTGAGAATATGATATCCAATACACTTCAAAAAGAAGTAAACAGTACAGAGATTGGTGAATTAGTTATGAAAAAATTAAAAGAGATCGATGAAGTTGCTTATGTCAGATTTGCTTCTGTATATAGACAATTTAAAGACATCAACACTTTTATGGAAGAGTTAACCAAGCTATTACAGGAAAAAAATAAATAG
- the sigE gene encoding RNA polymerase sporulation sigma factor SigE, whose amino-acid sequence MKVIYKLKFRLYFYWNRLLKALNLIEEDFIYYIGGSEILPPPLNKEEEDSLINQLGGEQDLYVKSVLIERNLRLVVYIARKFENTGIGVEDLISIGTIGLIKAINTFKPDKKIKLATYASRCIENEILMYLRRTNKLKTEISIDEPLNVDWDGNELLLSDILGTDPDIIYRSIEDEVDRDLLNKAMDKLSNREKEIVELRFGLTAEGKEKTQKEVADLLGISQSYISRLEKKIIYRLRKEINRMH is encoded by the coding sequence GTGAAAGTGATTTATAAACTTAAATTTAGACTTTATTTTTATTGGAATAGATTATTAAAAGCCTTAAATTTAATAGAAGAAGATTTCATATATTACATTGGAGGCAGCGAAATTCTCCCTCCACCTTTAAACAAAGAAGAAGAAGATTCTCTTATTAATCAATTGGGAGGAGAACAGGACTTATATGTAAAATCAGTTTTAATTGAAAGGAATCTAAGACTGGTTGTTTACATAGCGAGAAAATTTGAGAACACAGGAATAGGTGTGGAAGATCTTATATCTATTGGAACTATAGGACTTATAAAGGCAATTAATACTTTTAAACCAGATAAAAAAATTAAATTGGCAACCTATGCATCACGATGTATTGAAAATGAAATTCTTATGTATTTGCGAAGAACGAATAAATTAAAGACAGAGATTTCCATAGATGAACCCCTTAATGTAGATTGGGATGGCAATGAATTATTATTGTCGGATATATTAGGTACAGATCCAGATATTATATATAGAAGTATTGAAGATGAAGTTGATCGTGATTTATTAAATAAAGCAATGGATAAGCTTTCGAACCGTGAAAAAGAGATTGTAGAACTGAGATTTGGCCTTACGGCAGAAGGCAAGGAAAAAACACAAAAAGAGGTTGCAGATTTATTAGGGATTTCACAGTCATATATATCAAGGTTAGAGAAAAAAATTATATATAGATTGAGAAAGGAAATAAATAGAATGCATTAA
- the ftsW gene encoding putative lipid II flippase FtsW: protein MESAVSRKSQGRIKGAKEKRIKAIRTQCDFTILFTVGLLVLFGLVMIFSSSYYYALNHFNDMYYFLKKQALWSVIGFSAMIFMMNYDYKNIKLLAIPGYIVSQILLVLVLLIGQKVNGSKRWLFGFQPSELAKLTIIFFMALIISYNRNKLKKFSGLLFYLIFVAIPVVLIAIQNLSTAIVVLFIGVAMLFVASPKIWHFFVLALPVLGGGAAAVMLPQFAYRLDRIQIWKNPWIDPTGKGYQPIQSLYAVGSGGLFGLGLGESRQKLGFIPEAHNDIIFAIVCEELGLVGAIALLSLFLILIWRGIKVAINAPDLFSSLVASGIVCMIGIQVLINVAVITKTIPTTGMPLPFISYGGSSLLFTMSAMGILLNISRYSKLNKL from the coding sequence ATGGAATCTGCGGTATCCCGAAAATCCCAAGGACGAATAAAGGGAGCTAAGGAAAAAAGAATTAAAGCAATAAGAACCCAATGTGATTTCACCATTTTGTTTACCGTAGGATTGCTGGTATTATTTGGGCTGGTTATGATTTTTAGTTCGAGTTATTACTATGCTTTAAATCATTTTAATGACATGTACTATTTCTTAAAAAAGCAGGCACTTTGGTCTGTCATTGGTTTTTCAGCCATGATTTTTATGATGAATTATGATTATAAAAATATTAAATTGCTAGCGATTCCTGGGTATATTGTTTCTCAAATTTTGCTTGTACTCGTGTTATTGATTGGGCAAAAAGTCAACGGATCAAAGAGATGGCTTTTTGGATTTCAACCTTCGGAGTTAGCTAAACTTACAATTATTTTCTTTATGGCTCTTATCATCTCTTATAACAGAAATAAACTGAAGAAATTTTCGGGATTATTATTTTATTTAATATTTGTAGCAATTCCAGTTGTTTTAATTGCTATACAAAACTTGAGTACTGCAATTGTTGTTCTATTTATTGGAGTTGCCATGCTTTTTGTAGCGAGTCCTAAGATTTGGCACTTTTTTGTGTTAGCTTTACCGGTTTTAGGCGGAGGGGCTGCTGCGGTAATGCTTCCACAATTTGCCTATAGATTAGACAGAATTCAAATCTGGAAAAATCCATGGATAGATCCCACTGGTAAAGGATACCAGCCCATTCAATCCCTATATGCAGTAGGCTCTGGGGGTTTGTTTGGATTAGGGCTGGGGGAAAGCAGGCAAAAACTTGGCTTTATTCCTGAGGCTCATAATGACATTATTTTTGCTATTGTATGTGAAGAATTAGGATTAGTTGGAGCAATAGCTTTGTTATCTTTATTTTTAATTTTGATTTGGAGAGGTATAAAGGTGGCTATAAACGCTCCTGATTTGTTTTCATCTTTAGTGGCGTCGGGAATAGTATGCATGATAGGGATACAAGTTCTCATTAATGTTGCAGTTATTACAAAAACAATTCCTACAACCGGAATGCCGTTGCCTTTTATCAGTTATGGAGGATCGTCGCTATTGTTTACTATGTCTGCTATGGGGATATTGCTTAATATATCAAGATATTCTAAATTGAATAAGTTATAG
- a CDS encoding YlmC/YmxH family sporulation protein — translation MVRIYDMKQKEVISTIDGCRLGYICDIEIDLNEGRIKKIIVPGPGKLLGFFGKDMEYQIPWSKIRKIGEDIILVDVTGDDVLVESEY, via the coding sequence TTGGTTAGAATTTATGATATGAAGCAAAAAGAAGTAATCAGTACTATAGATGGTTGCCGATTGGGATATATATGTGATATAGAAATTGACTTAAATGAAGGGCGAATTAAAAAAATTATTGTACCTGGGCCCGGAAAACTCTTGGGGTTTTTTGGAAAAGATATGGAATATCAAATTCCGTGGAGCAAAATAAGAAAAATTGGTGAAGATATCATTTTAGTTGATGTTACAGGTGATGATGTTTTAGTTGAATCGGAATATTAA